In Hahella sp. HNIBRBA332, the genomic window AAGGCGCTGGTGCGTAATCTGGACCAGCCATCCGAACAGGTGGAAGTGAATGTCTCCATCATCAGCGTCAGCGCCACCAACCTGAAAGAGCTGGGAGTGAGCTGGCAGGCTCGCGATCAGAAACTGGGTGAGTTCGGATACGGTGGCATAGACAGTCAGAAACCGGCGCCGGGCAAGAATCAGTTGGCGATCCTGGGCGGCGCGGACGCGACTTTCTCCACGGTATTGGATTCCGGCCTGGATTACTTCATCGCCAAGGTGAACGCCTTGGTGGAGGACGGCGACGCGCAGGTGGTGTCGAGACCATCCGTGGTCACCAGCGAGCATTTGGAGGCGGTTCTGGACGATAGCACCACCTTCCATGTGCGTGTGCAGGGTAATGAACAGGTCGATCTGTTTCCTGTCACGGTGGGCTCGGTCCTGCGGGTGACGCCCCATATCCAGCGTGGCGAGGAACAAAAGGGCATCAATCTGGAGGTCACCATTGAAGACGGGCAGCAAACCGGCGACGAGGTGGACCGCATTCCGGTTATCAAGACCAGCAGCATCAATACGCAAACAGTGGTGGGGCTGGGACAGAGTCTGCTGATCGGCGGCTTTTTCCAGGATTATGAGAGCGAGTCTGTCGGTGGGGTGCCCCTGCTCAAGGATATTCCGTTGCTGGGCGCGCTGTTCCGCACAACGAATCATAACCGCAAGAAGATGGTCAAACTGTTCCTGATGACCCCGAAGATCATTGATATCCCTACCGGCGGTTTGGCTTCTAACGGCCGCAAGATATACGGCTACGCCTTCCAGGTGGGCAGCTCTAACAAAGACGGCGCCGTGGCGATCCGTGAGTACTTCGACTCGCGCGGTTTCCCCACTCAAATGGAAGTGGAGAAAAACGGAGAAAAGCCAATTTATTCCGTCGTCATCGGAAACTATTCCCGCTGCGATGACACTCAAAGAGTAGCGAAGGCGTTCCCTGACGCATTGAAGGGCGACGCCAACATGATCAACAGCTGCCACCCGCTGACCCGTTAATGCAACGGGCGCGGAGGAGCGGCGAAACGAATGGGCGATTCAACGGTTAAGTGACTGCAAGCAGTGAACTGACCGGCAACAGGTAAATAACTGGTAAGAGCGCGTATGTCTGACTGGAAGCTGAAAATTCTCTCCGGAGCTCACGCAGGAAGCGAACTGGATCTGGCCGTCGGCAAGTATGTATGTGGTAGCGACGATAACGATGATCTGGTGTTTCAGGAGCCTAACCTGCTCGCGGCGCACTTTTCACTGCAAGTCGAAGAACAGCAAATACGCCTGACTCTGCTGCAGGAGGGTAGCCGCTTGTTACTGAATGGCGAAGTGTCCGAGCAAAGAGATTTGGTGGTGGAAGAGGTGGCGCCGGTCGCCATTGACGACTTCCAGTTCGCCGTCGCCAACGGTCCGGCGGAGTGGCCGCAACCGGTGGTCCCTGCGGCGCCGGCGACGCAGCCTAAACCCGCGTCCTCCGCCGCAGCGGACGCTCCCGCAAGCGCGCCAACGTCGCCGCTGCCCAGCCGTAGCTGGTCGGAAACCTTCAATCGCATGAAGGTGGGATTGGGCGTGATGGGCGCCTGCGCCGGCCTGCTGATGATGCTGGCGGTGGGCTCCATGTCTAACGCGGAGAAGTCCAAAGAAGGCGTTGTCGCTGCTGACCGCGCCAACCTGCAAAGTGAACTGACGCAAACACTGGGGTTGCCCAATGTGAAAGTGCTCGCGCTTGCGGACGGGGTGAGCTGGTTGGTGGAAGGTTACGTGAATGACGCCGGAGAGTTGAATCGCCTGACTCGGTGGATGGAGTCGAAAAAGCTGCAGGCCACGCTCAAGGTGAAAGTGACTGACGAGCTCATCAAAGGCGCCGAAATCGCGCTGACCGCCCTTGGTTATTCCAACGTGTCCGTGTTCAAGGGGGACCGTCCCGGTTTCCTGGTGCTGAAAGGCAATGTTGATGATGACGTGGCGTGGAAAAAGAACCGCGGTCGTCTGCAGGTGGATGTGCCTGGCGTAATCGGGTTTGAAGATTTGGTCACCGCGGACACCAAGATGGCGCTGGCGCCGTTGCCCAATCTGGTGGTGAAAGGCATTTACATGGGCAAAACCCCGTTCTTCGTACTCAGCAACGGGGAGAAGTACTTCGTCGGCAGCCAGCTTAATTACGGCTATCGGGTGGAGGAAATCACCCCCCATATGTTGCAGCTCCGCAGAGGAGACAAACTGATCCAATATCGATTAGGAGTGGACTAGGCATGTTAAATCCAATGTTAAGAAACCAACCCGTAGACACCGAAATCAATGCGGAAAATATCAGTAAGGACTCCGGCGGAGTCATGCTGAGAAACGTGATCAACGAGTTAACCAATGCGTCCGCCAGCGTGCGGCGCAAACTGAATTCCGGTCTGAATCAGGACGATTTCAAACGCCACAATGCTTTTAAGGAAAGTATTGACCGCGCCATCGTCGTGCTGGAGCAGACCTGGTCCAAACTTCAGCGTTAGGCGGTCTGGAAGACTGTCTGTTGAAGCACAAGCCCTACCGGGCGAAGAGTAATCTCGATAGAAACTTGAATATTTAGTGAGGAAAACACTATGGCGGAAGTAAGCAATAACTTCACCAGCATGACTCTTGACGACGCATCCAACTTCGCTGTGCCGGACTCTCCTGAGGCGATGAACGCCATGCTGAAGGATCTCTACGCCCAGGCGGAGAAGAATGCGATGGAAAGAGAAATCTTGTCTTTGATTCACAAGTTGATCATGGACGCCATCAAAAAGATCGGTCAAGCGGCTTAACGTTATCCGATTCTCGGGCCCGGCTTTATTTTGGGCCCGGTTATCCCCGCCGCAGGCTTTCTGAGGAGAGCGGCGGCGGGAATATCAGGAACACTGAGAGGATTTGCTTATGTTATATCCTGAAAATCTCATCAAGCGGGTGTCGGAGATCGGCGTCCTGGCGTGTGAGCAGGGCAGGTTACAGGACGCTGAAGTGATTTTCGGCGGCGTGGCGGCGATCGCTGACGATGTAACCAGCCACACTGCCGCAGGGCTGGGTATGGCGGCGACCAAGATCGCCGGCGGCGATTTTGAAAGCGGCGTTAAGCTGTTGTCCGATAATCTGGCCGCGCTGGACTACGAAAATATGGATGCGCTGGCGCTGCTGGTGTTCGCCATGAAACGGTCCGGGCGCGAGCAGGATGCGGAAGAGTTGATACCTCGCCTGACCTCCAATCCTGACTTTAAAGGCTCCCTGGCGGAAGAGATTCTGCTGGCGGCGGAGGGGTAAGCAATGGACGCAGCAATAGCCGCCGTCGCGCCGGATCAGGCGCTTCAGAAAGACTTTGCGCAGCCGGTCAATTCTGGCGCCAACGCGCATGAAATCGCCCGCTTTACTGAGGTGATGGAGGCGGGGCGCCCGCATGCGGCAAGCAATGTGCAAGTGGTGCATCAAACCTACGCGACACAGAACGCGGAAAAACCGTTCATCAGTTTAGGCGACACCATTCTGAACAAACTGCAGGCCATGGGGAAAGGCTATCAGGAACGTATTCACGCGTTGGAGCAACGTATGAATCAGCCTGTCAGCTCGCCGGCGGAAGCCAACAAGCTGTTCTTTGAAGTCAGTCAGATTTCCATTCAGCAGCAGATGGCGTTGGCGGTGACCAGTAAGGTCAACAAAAATGCGGAAAGCCTGTTAAGAGCGCAATAGACTGAAGGATATGCTATGAAAAAGCGACAGATTTGGCGGTCCGGACTGTGTTTGCTGTTACTGCTGCTGGGCGGTTGCAAAACCGAGCTGTACAGCGGTTTGAGCCAGCAGGAAGGCAATGAGATGTATGCGATTCTCCGTTCCACAGGCTTTAATGTGGAGATGGAAGTGCTCGGCGCCGGCAAAGACCAGAACGTGCGTCTGAAGCTGCCCGAGCAGCAGGTGGCCCGCGCCATCAGTGTGTTGCAGAGACAGGGCTATCCGAAGCAACATTTCGCCACTATGGGTGAAATCTTCGCGAAAGACGGCTTGATTTCTTCTCCCACTGAAGAGAAAGCGCGCTTCATCTACGCCATTTCCCAGGAGTTGTCGCACACATTGTCAAATATCGACGGCGTGTTGGTGGCGAGAGTGCATGTGGTGATGCAGGAGGGGGATAAGTTCGACAAGAATCCCAAGCCCAGCACCGCCTCGGTATTTATCAAATACGTAGAGGATGCGCCGATCGAAACTCTGACGCCGAAGATTAAAGCGCTGGTCTCCAACAGTATCCTCGGCCTGGATTACGACCAAGTCTCCGTCGCTTTGTTTCCATCGAGCCTGAAGCGGATCACGTCTCCTGAGGAAGTCACCAATGGCGGCATGATGTATCTGTGGGCGGGTATCGGCGCGTTGCTGGTGCTGTTGCTTGTTGGCGCTTTGTACTACGCGGTGAGAGCAGGTTGGATTCCACGTAAAATTCAGACTCCGGCCATCCAGAAACTGGCATGATCGAACTTATTCCCACATCGGCTCGCTATCGTAACCTGATGTCGCGACAGGTCCACGACTTTTATCGCTACCCGGCGGACTATCTGGATTCCAGTTGGCTGAGCGATGACCCGCATTGGGAAGCGATTGAACGCCTGCAGCGGCGGCCGGACAGCCGTAAGATTATGTCCGACTATATTCTGCAGCGCTGTGGGCTGGCCAAATCCATAGATTGCGACTTCGCCGTCTCCCATCAGAGACTGCCTTTATTGGCGGGGGAAGCATTGCAACGCATGATCATGCTGGGGGGCGCCTTAGCCTACTCAGCGCGCATTCCCAAACGTGCGGAGGCGGTGGCGACGCCCACGGAGTTGCATCGTTTCGCGGTGTCTAAAGCGCCGTTTCTGGCCAGAAATGCGCCGACCTTCTGTATTGATCTCGGGATTGCGGACTGGATGGATCAGGATGCGGTGTCCCAGGGGCTGCGCTCCGCAGGTCTGAATATGCTGGCTTGCGCGCTGAGCGGCGTTCCTCAATCCGTCGTCAAACGCCTGGCGTTGAAATTGCCTCATGCTGTCAGCGATATGTGCGATGCGGCTTTCATGCGTCAGACTGCGCCTGAGCAGACCCAGGAAGCGCAGCGTCTCATGCTTAAACTCTACCGGGAGATTGACCCATCATGCTTTCTGTTATTCGATTGAACGACTCCCAGGCTGACTTTGGCCCCGAGGGGGTACTCAAGGCGGAGGATTATCGCCAGTTGCGGGATGCTGAGCAGATCATACTTGAGGCGCGGCATTCGGCTGACATGATCATGCAGCAGGCGCGGGAAGCCTATGAGGAAGAGAAAAAGCGAGGCTTCGAGGAAGGCCTGCGCGAGGCGCGTCATAAGCAAGTGGAGCTGATGCTCGCCAATGCCGCGCAGATCATTCACTCTTATCAGGAAATCGAGCAGACGCTGACGAATCTGGTGATTGAGTCCGTGCGCAAGATCCTCAATGAATTCGACAAGGAAGAACTCGCCTATCAAGTCGTGCGCAAGGCGCTCTACCACATAGGCGAAGGCGCCCAGGTCACGGTCAAGATCGCCACCGACGTGGCGGCCCCGGTGCGCGCCAAGATCAAGGAGGCGCTGGAGTTCTATCCGGGGCTGGAAAAATTTGAAGTCATCGCTGACCCCAACCTGGGAGACGGCGATTGCCAGATCGAAAGCAACTTCGGCGTCATCCGCGCCAATGTTGACGATCAAATGGAAGCGCTGACCCAG contains:
- the sctD gene encoding type III secretion system inner membrane ring subunit SctD codes for the protein MSDWKLKILSGAHAGSELDLAVGKYVCGSDDNDDLVFQEPNLLAAHFSLQVEEQQIRLTLLQEGSRLLLNGEVSEQRDLVVEEVAPVAIDDFQFAVANGPAEWPQPVVPAAPATQPKPASSAAADAPASAPTSPLPSRSWSETFNRMKVGLGVMGACAGLLMMLAVGSMSNAEKSKEGVVAADRANLQSELTQTLGLPNVKVLALADGVSWLVEGYVNDAGELNRLTRWMESKKLQATLKVKVTDELIKGAEIALTALGYSNVSVFKGDRPGFLVLKGNVDDDVAWKKNRGRLQVDVPGVIGFEDLVTADTKMALAPLPNLVVKGIYMGKTPFFVLSNGEKYFVGSQLNYGYRVEEITPHMLQLRRGDKLIQYRLGVD
- a CDS encoding SctK family type III secretion system sorting platform protein, whose amino-acid sequence is MIELIPTSARYRNLMSRQVHDFYRYPADYLDSSWLSDDPHWEAIERLQRRPDSRKIMSDYILQRCGLAKSIDCDFAVSHQRLPLLAGEALQRMIMLGGALAYSARIPKRAEAVATPTELHRFAVSKAPFLARNAPTFCIDLGIADWMDQDAVSQGLRSAGLNMLACALSGVPQSVVKRLALKLPHAVSDMCDAAFMRQTAPEQTQEAQRLMLKLYREIDPSCFLLFD
- the sctJ gene encoding type III secretion system inner membrane ring lipoprotein SctJ; protein product: MKKRQIWRSGLCLLLLLLGGCKTELYSGLSQQEGNEMYAILRSTGFNVEMEVLGAGKDQNVRLKLPEQQVARAISVLQRQGYPKQHFATMGEIFAKDGLISSPTEEKARFIYAISQELSHTLSNIDGVLVARVHVVMQEGDKFDKNPKPSTASVFIKYVEDAPIETLTPKIKALVSNSILGLDYDQVSVALFPSSLKRITSPEEVTNGGMMYLWAGIGALLVLLLVGALYYAVRAGWIPRKIQTPAIQKLA
- a CDS encoding HrpE/YscL family type III secretion apparatus protein, which gives rise to MLSVIRLNDSQADFGPEGVLKAEDYRQLRDAEQIILEARHSADMIMQQAREAYEEEKKRGFEEGLREARHKQVELMLANAAQIIHSYQEIEQTLTNLVIESVRKILNEFDKEELAYQVVRKALYHIGEGAQVTVKIATDVAAPVRAKIKEALEFYPGLEKFEVIADPNLGDGDCQIESNFGVIRANVDDQMEALTQAMNSRILESQTL
- the sctC gene encoding type III secretion system outer membrane ring subunit SctC; translation: MKFKGLIALLLTLVCSGAFAAEPRWNNSPYELYANGESLTDVLKNFAASYGIPVTVSARIAGTVNGSFKGDSPRQFLDILGKSFEFEWYYDGSTLHFFRGDEIVSRIITLTNIKTAQLRSAVEKVGIWDERFSWKEMPDKGMVYISGPSSMVDLIQETASVLESQVVTMPRRDQYSMQMFRLRYATAADRVQSYRGKEVVVPGMASVLRGALAAGQGKNGETSIGGPVGVLEGKRTSSPVTSDMPGTGERAWVEADGRTNSIIVYDRLERMPMYKALVRNLDQPSEQVEVNVSIISVSATNLKELGVSWQARDQKLGEFGYGGIDSQKPAPGKNQLAILGGADATFSTVLDSGLDYFIAKVNALVEDGDAQVVSRPSVVTSEHLEAVLDDSTTFHVRVQGNEQVDLFPVTVGSVLRVTPHIQRGEEQKGINLEVTIEDGQQTGDEVDRIPVIKTSSINTQTVVGLGQSLLIGGFFQDYESESVGGVPLLKDIPLLGALFRTTNHNRKKMVKLFLMTPKIIDIPTGGLASNGRKIYGYAFQVGSSNKDGAVAIREYFDSRGFPTQMEVEKNGEKPIYSVVIGNYSRCDDTQRVAKAFPDALKGDANMINSCHPLTR